CGCCCGGTTCGCTCATACCCAACGACGCGGTCATCTCGGCTCGCAGAATCGGCACCGCCCAGCGCTGCTTCTGCTCCGGAGATCCGAATGACAACAGCGACGCCGCGATGATCCCGACGCCCTGTGGATTGAAACTGCGGTAGATCCGGCGCCGCGCCATCTCGTCGGCGTGCACGTACTGCTGCAACAGGGTCGCGTTGCGGCCGCCGAACTCCGGCGGATTGCCCGGCAGCAGCCAACCGTTGTCGAACAACGTCCGCTGCCAGCGAGCCGCCCACTCCGGCACGTGGGAGCACGAAGTCGGCCGCAGCACGCCCTCAGCCTCATCCGGCAGGTGCTCGTCGAGAAATGCGACGAATTCCGCTCGGAAAGCCTCGACATCGGCATCAAAAGTCAGCTGCACAAAATCTCCTCGCGGCCTCTCGCGGCTCCCGGGTCTGCACTCTCATGAATGTGCTTCCCAAACACCCGTGCAAGAGAATAGTATTCTCGTCGTGAGGAAGTTACAATCTCCTAGACATCGTCCGTGAGGAGGTCGAGCGCAGCGATGGCCCGACGTTCTCCGGTACAGTCCAACCATGTTCTCTCCTCGCGGCAATCTCCCGAGCCGCCCGTGACCAGCCCGGGCGAAGAGCCGGCTTGGAAACAGCGGGCCGTCGAGCGATCCATCAAGACCGCGAAACTGCGTGCGGCGCAACGCGTCCAGCGCTTCCTGGATGCCGCGCAGGCCATCATCATCGAAAAGGGCAGCACGGACTTCACCGTGCAGGAGGTCGTCGACCGGTCCCGCCAGTCGCTGCGCAGCTTCTACCTGCAGTTCGATGGCAAGCACGAATTGCTGCTGGCCCTGTTCGAGGACGCGCTGAGCCGGTCGGCCGATCAGATCAGGGCCGCCACGGAAAGCCACACCGACGCGCTCGAGCGGCTCAAGGTGGCGGTGGAACTGCTGTACGAGGCTTCCCGCCCGGACCCGACGGCCCGGCGACCGTTGTTCACCGACTTTGCGCCCCGGTTGCTGGTTACGCATCCCGCTGAGGTCAAGGTGGCCCATGCGCCGCTGCTGGCTTTGCTCACCGAGCTGATGGAAGCCGCCTACGAAGCGGGCAAGCTGCGCGCCGGCGTCAACCCGAAGCGGATGGCCGCCATGACCATGCAGACGGTGATGTTCATCGCACAGTCCAGCGGCGGCTCCGACGACGCGACGGTGCACCCGATCAGCGCCGACGAGGTGTGGGACTTCTGCTCACGCGGATTCGCAGGCGGCTAGCATTCGGGCCGCTTTGCGGTCCACCAATGTCCTGACGAGCGAATATCGCACCCCGGCGCCAATATGAGAATGCTATTCTCTGAAAATCAGAACGCAAAATAGCCGAAATGGATTCCGCGTTGACACTCGTTGGTGGGTGATGACAGAGTTCTAAAGGCGGCATGAGCGCGCTGCCCTGATCAAACGGGTGGCGCGCAACCGGCGAGAGGGCAATTACCCGTGACAGTAAGCGCAGCCAGCGACGTCTATTTCGACCCGTATGATGTCGAGCTCAACGCTGACCCCTACCCCATGTTCCGGCGGCTGCGCGAGGAATCGCCGCTGTATTACAACGAGCAGCACGACTTTTACGCCCTCAGCCGCTTCGCCGACGTCGACAACGCCATCGTCGACTACCAGACGTTCAGCTCCGCCCGCGGGGCGATCCTCGAGCTGATCCGGGCCAATATCGACATGCCACCGGGCGTGCTCATCTTCGAGGATCCGCCGGTCCACGACATCCACCGTAAGTTGTTGTCGCGCATGTTCACTCCGCGCAAGATCAGCGACCTGGAGCCCAAGATCCGGGAGTTCTGCGCGCGCAGCCTGGATCCGCTGGTCGACACCGGCAGGTTCGACTTCGTCAACGACCTCGGCGCCCAGATGCCGATGCGGGTGATCGGCATGCTGCTGGGAGTCCCGGAGGAAGATCAAGAAGCCGCACGCGATTTCGCCAACGCGCAGATGCGCACCGAGGCGGGTAAGCCGATGGAATTCTCGGCCGAAACCATGCTGAACGGCGAGTTTTTCGGTCAGTA
This genomic stretch from Mycobacterium paragordonae harbors:
- a CDS encoding TetR/AcrR family transcriptional regulator; amino-acid sequence: MTSPGEEPAWKQRAVERSIKTAKLRAAQRVQRFLDAAQAIIIEKGSTDFTVQEVVDRSRQSLRSFYLQFDGKHELLLALFEDALSRSADQIRAATESHTDALERLKVAVELLYEASRPDPTARRPLFTDFAPRLLVTHPAEVKVAHAPLLALLTELMEAAYEAGKLRAGVNPKRMAAMTMQTVMFIAQSSGGSDDATVHPISADEVWDFCSRGFAGG